TGACGAAGAAATGCGTTTGTTTATCGCCGTGACTGGAGACGCCGATGGCTTTTATGAGAAATTAATAGAATTCTTCGATAGGAAAATGGGCAAACGCCTACTCGAAAAAATGGAGGACTACACTACTGATGTTAATGAAGAGTCTATTGAGAGTGTAATCACAGCTATATTCAACGCAGAAGATAAAATTGTAGTTGAACAAAGATTTATGATGATGATGGATGCTAGCTGGTTAGCGGCTAGAATAGTTTATCTTCTCTTGGAAAGAATTCAAGAATTAGAAAAGAGAAAACAAATACTACTTAACGCTATTGAAAAATGCAAAAAAGTTTATCTTCCGGTTGATTTCGTGTCGGATATTACTCCGAGGGAAGATGAGGAAAGTAGAAAAGAAACACTGGGATTTTCATCATCCGATTTGACTGAAATACAGAAGAAATGCTTGGATAAGATAAAATCGTTTGTAAGGGAAGATAAGTTATCGAAGGTTCCGCATCTGGATGCTGTGTTATTTAGGTGGAAAGAATGGGAAAACGTGGAAGAAGTAAAAAAGTATGTTGATGAATTAATTAGCACAGACGAAGGATTGTGGGATTTTTTGGTTGGTTTTACTCATGAAGTATTGTCGACTGGGGGAAATTACAAAACAATTAGTCAGAAGAACGTTGGTGAATTTGCTGATTTTGGGAATATTGAGAAAAGAATTAAAGACATAGTTTCCAAACAAAGCGATAGTATGACAGATGAACAGAAAGAAGTAGTAAATGCTTTGGAAAATAGTAAGAGAAAAGATTGGCCGTAAGAGTACGATTGTAATTAGTTGCGTAGATTAAATGTTGAAAATCTAAAAATTTAGAGATAACTTGTTGGGAGAAAGGAGGCAGGCGGCCTCCGCCTTTTAACAAGAGCCCCCCATTGACATTTAAACAGGCTCTTGATAGAATAAGAGCAATTGAATAGCTACTAGGGGAGCTGTGAAGCTGAGAGTCCCGCAAGAGACAACCCTTGGAACCTGACCTCGGTAATACGAGCGGAGGGAAGTAACGAACCGGAACCGGAAGCTAATGCGCTTCCGGTTTTTTTAAACCTCCATCTTTCTTACGGGATTGCTGGCATCCAGTGTTCCAGCCGCATGTTATGGTCGTACCCAAAATGCTTATTGAGGAAAGGAGCAGAAGCAAAACATGAAATCAGAATTGCCGGAGATAGGAAAAATCTCGCCCCAAATCTTTGATGAACTGATACTCCCCAGACTCGGGGCCAGGAGCGATCGGATTCTCGTCGGTCCGCAACATGGTGTTGACGTGGGCATAGTGGAGATTGGCGGCAAAGCGGTTTCCTTTACCTGTGACCCCGTGTTCATTGTCCCGCAGTATGGCTGGGAGAGAGCCGCCTGGTTCGCCATCCACATAATCGCCTCCGACTCGGTAACGAGCGGATTAAAGCCAAAATACCTGTCAATAGACCTCAACCTGCCCATGGAAATGACCAGAGAACAGCTCGAGATTATGTGGACGGTCATACACCAGCAATGCGAACAGATGGGCATAAGCGTCATAACCGGACATACCGCCCGCTATGATAACTGCCACTACCCGATGGTCGGCGGGGCTACCATTATCGGCACCGGCGAACTGGATGAGTATGTCACCCCAAGGTTTGCCAAGGCCGGCGACAAGATAATCATCACCAAAGGCCCGGCTGTCGAAGCCAGCGGCATCTTCGCCGCCATGTTCCCCGGACTTCTTGAAGAGAAGTTTGGCGCTGATTTTGCGAATAAGGCGCAAAGTATTTTCTACAAGATGTCAGTGGTGGAGGACGCCATGACCGCCATCACCATCGGCGTAAGAGACGACGGCGTAAGTGCAATGCACGATGCCACCGAATGCGGCATATGGGGGGGCTTATACGAAGTGGCCCAGGCAGCGGGGCTGGGGGTAAGGGTTGAAAAGGATAAGATAGTGGTCGAGGACCGCGTGTTAGAAATCTGTCAGCTCTTTGATATCGATCCATATGCTTCCATCAGCGAGGGCACGCTTATCATTTCCTGCCGCGAACATAAGGCAGAGAAAGTTGTAGCGGCTCTGGATAAAAAGGGCATTCGCTCTTCGATTGTCGGCGAGCTTACGGATGCGAAGAAAGGAATGGTCCTTGTAGAAGGCGGCAGGGAAAAGAAACTCCTGCATCCCACGGTTGACCCATTCTGGAGGGCCTTCTACGACGCCGCTCAAAAGTACAGTACATAGCGGTGATTGTTCCGTTAAATGCGAGAGCCAGTTACAGGCTGGTTACGAATTTCAGAAATTGCATGATTTCATATGGAAAGAGATTATAAATGATAAAACCGCGCCGGTTTCCTCAAACAGACCTTTATGGTGTAACTGCCAGCGAGTACTCACTGGGCCGATCAAACCCGGATGTAGTGAAACAAATGCTGGAAGCCGGCATAAAACTGATCCAGTATCGCGAGAAGGAATTCACCATCCGGCAGAAGTATGATGAGTGTCTGGTGATTCGACAGCTCTGCCGCGAATACGACGCTTGCTTCATAGTTAATGACGATGTGCACCTCGCCCTGGCGGTTGAGGCAAACGGCGTTCATGTCGGTCAGGATGACCTGCCGGTGGTGAAAGTCCGGGAGCTGGTCGGGGGAAAAATGTTAGTCGGTCTTTCCACTTCTACCCCGCAGCAGGCTGACCAGGCAGTTGAATCCGGCGTCGTTGACTATCTCGGTGTTGGCCCGATCTATGATACGGCCACAAAAAAAGATGTCGGCGTACCTGTCGGACTAGAATACCTGGACTATTTGGTTCAATACCATCAAATACCTCTTGTAGCCATAGGTGGCATAAAGCAAAGCAATGTAGCCAACGTGATAAGACACGGGGCAACCTGTGTGGCAATGATTACTGATATTGTTGGCGCCGATAATATTGGCCAGAAGATTAAAGCCATTCGAGAAACGACATCTATCGCCAAGGCAAGCCTGAAAGAGCCAAAATAATTATAGGTGTAACTTCCCTAACTGCAAACGTCAGCTACTGCATACTGAAAGCCAGCTCAAAGATTCTACCTGCCGTGCAGTATCGCCAATTAAAAGGATTCGCACTCTGGTAGAAAAGGCAAGACCCTGAGAAAAGGTTTTGTTTCTACCTTATTTATCATGTAGGGTTTACGTCACACTATAGCCCACAAACACCCATTGCCGTCCAAACAGTTTCATCCCAGAACCATAAATATAAGGTGTATTTTCTCAAAATATAGGTAGTTGTACTCCTATACATAGATGTCTCTATTTAATTAATATGCTATTATATTAATATGCTATTATAGATTTTTGTAGATTTTAATAGATTTAAGCAGTTTTTGATTCACTTTGGCAGTCAGGCCAAAAATTGACTGCCGTTTCCAGTATAGTCTGAGTAGTCGCTTTTAGGGGATTATTTTTGGTCGAAGAGCCTTTAGTCAGTATCAGTGAAGCCAGCCAAATGCTGGGAGTTAGTGAGGCGGCCCTTCGTCAGTGGACCGATGAGGGGAAAATAAAAGCTTTCATTACGCCTGGCGGTCACCGCCGCTATTCAAAAGTAGAGTTGAAGAAGTTCATGGGTTCACATCCGAGGATGCTCGGCATTAAGGACCTGGTTGTCGAGTTAGAGGAAACTGCCCGGCAGCACCGGGAAATCGCCCGGTCATCACTCAAAAACACAGCCTGGTATGGCCGGCTCAATGAAGAAGCACAAGAGCATCTAGCTGACCTCGGTCGGCGGCTGCTTAATCTGATTATCAAATACATCACCGAGCCTTCCCACCGGGTAGAGACCATCCAGCTTGTCCGCGATGTCGGTCATGACCACGGGGAAACGCTGGCCAAGCTGGAGCTTCCGCTTACTGATTCGGTTGAAGTGTTTTTACTGCACCGTGACCCGATTATGAATGCATCGACACATCTGATGAGAAAAAGAGAAGCCTTCACCGGGCGAGTTGTCGAAGCAATTCCGTTGGTCGCCCACGTTATGGATGAGGCCCTGGTCGCTCTGGTGGCGGCACATCAACAGCACCGTAATGGAATTCAGGGAAAGATTGAAGGAGGTGCTGCCGGGTGATATCAATGACACGCTTGCTCTGTAATGCAGCAGGGCCAGGTGACCATCTCCGCTATGAGAAAAAAGAGGCCTCGCGGCCGGTGGTAGTCTGGAATTGCACCCGGCAATGCAATTTGAGTTGTATCCATTGCTACGCCAATGCCGATGGCCAAAGGTCCCCGGAAGAAATGGACACTGCGGCAGGGAGGGCATTCATCCGTGACCTGGCTGATTTTGGCGTACCGGTCATTCTGTTCTCCGGAGGCGAACCACTGCTCAGGAAAGATTTATTCCCACTGGCAAGTCTGGCACGAGAGCTAGGAATAAGGGTAGCCCTTTCCACCAATGGCACGCTGATTACTAACAAGGTAGCCAGGGAAATTAAGAAAATTGATTTTGCTGAGGTGGGAATAAGCCTGGACGGTATTGGAGCTAACAATGACCGCTTCCGTGGTCGAAACGGTGCGTTTGAGGCTGCCCTTGCTGGCATCAGGAACTGCATTGCCCTGGGCTTGAGAGTATCGCTACGGTTGACCATAACTCGCTTCAACTACCAAGAAATCCCGGCTATCTTCCGGTTGGTAGAGGCTGAAGGCATCGACCGTGTCTGCTTCTATCACCTTGCTTATTCCGGGCGGGGCGGTAGTCTGCGAGAGGAAGATATTACTCACGCCCAGGCTAGGTCAGTGGTAGATACGATTCGCGAACATACACTGGACCTATATCGGCGTGGTCTGAGCAAGGAAATCCTCACCGTGGGTAATCACGCTGATGGCGTTTACCTCTATCTCAAACTGAGAGACCACGACCCGCAGCGTGCCGATAGAGTCCTCGAGTTACTGCAGGCAAATGGCGGCAATAACTCAGGCATCAAAATCGGCGCCGTTGATGACCGGGGTAACGTTCATCCGGACCAGTTCTGGTGGCATTATTCGCTGGGCAACGTTCGTCAGAGAAAATTCGGTGATATCTGGACGGATACTTCCGAGCCGCTGCTGAGAGGCTTGAAGAATCGTAAAAGTTTACTCAAGGGCCGCTGTGCCCGATGCCAGTATCTTGACCTCTGTAACGGCAGCCTGCGGGTGCGCGCCGAGGCAGTATTCGGTGATGTCTGGGCGGAAGACCCGGCCTGTTATTTAACTGACACGGAGATTGGTATCAGCTCATGACGACAGAAATAGAGAACCATCCAAAGCAAGGAGAATTGCTCACTCCCAGATTGCACCTGGTCGCCTGGGAACTGACCCGGAGCTGTAACCTGTTTTGCGCCCATTGCCGGGGGTCATCTGCCCCAAGTTCATATGAAGGCGAATTATCAACTGAGGAGTGCTTTCGCCTCATCGACCAGATACTGGAAGTGGGCCGCCCAATTATCATCTTAACCGGCGGCGAGCCACTGGTTCGCCCTGACGTTCTGCAAATCGCCAGATACGCGGTAAACAAAGGGTTAAGGGTGGTCATGGGTACAAATGGCACCTTAATTACGGAAGAAATGGCAGTGAAGCTGAAGGAAGTGCCCATATCACGCCTCGGGATAAGCCTAGACTTTCCGGTGGCCGAGCTTCAGGACGATTTCCGTGGCCAGGACGGCGCTTTTTCCGCCGTCATGGCAGGTATCGTTAATGCCCGCCGGGCTGGAATTGAGGTCCAGATTAACAGCACCATCACCAAACTGAACGTAAATTATCTGGACGAACTGCTGGCGCTGGCGCTTGAAGTTGGGGCAGTCGCCTTTCACCCGTTTATGCTGGTACCGACCGGCCGGGGCAAGGGACTGGAATCAGTAGAACTACCACCTGAACAATACGAGCAGACGCTGCACTGGATATATGATAAACAGGTCGAGCTGGGCGACCGGATGTTTTTCAAGCCTACTGATGCCCCGCACTACCTGCGAGTGGTGAAACAGAGACAAAAGCAAGACCAGCAAGTTAAACCGGAACCGACCGGCGTTCACCACCCAGCAAATACAATCACCCGCGGTTGTCTGGCTGGTATCGGCTTCTGCTTTGTCTCTCACCAGGGAAAAGTAAAAGGTTGTGGCTACCTTGACGTGGAAGCCGGTGACATCAGGAAAGAAAGCTTTGGTCAGGTCTGGTCGAATTCACCTCTGTTTCTTAAGCTGAGAGACCTTTGCAATCTCAAGGGAAAATGCGGTGCTTGTGAATATAAAAGAATATGTGGCGGCTGCCGGGCGAGAGCCTATGAGGCCACCGGTGACTACCTTGAGGCTGAACCCTACTGTATCTACGAACCCTCGGTACGGCAAAGAATTGCCACCGGATAAGAAGGTTATGATGCGATTGGATGGCATTGATAAAAAGTTGATTAGTCTGCTTCAGGCAAAATTTCCGTTAACTCGTGAGCCCTATGCCGACCTGGGACTGGGTCTGGGCATTGCTGAAGAGGAAGTTATCCGGCGCATTGGACAATTGAAGGCAAAGGGCTTAATTCGTCAGATTGGCCCGGTTTTTAACGCCGCAAGTCTTGGCTACAGGACTACGCTGGTGGCGATGAGAGTGGCGGAGGCCAGGTTAGATAAAGCTGCCGAAATCATCCGCAATCATCCGGGAGTCAGCCATGCCTATGAAAGGGACCACCACTTCAATCTCTGGTTTACCCTGGCGGTTCCCGCCAGGGTTGAAATGGAGGCTGAATTGCAGCGTTTGGCTGGACCGATTAAAGCTGAAACCGTCTTTACCTTGCCGGCGCTAAGATTATTCAAGCTACGCGCCTATTTTGGCTCGGATGGAGATGGGCAGTCAGCAATGGAAACCGAGGCACCCAGCGACATTATTTCTCAAGAAGCTCAGCTCTCCCCGGTAGACAGGCGAATAATCAACGAGCTGCAACAGGACTTGCCACTGGTTCCGCGACCCTTTGTTGAGATATCAGTCCGGTTAGGCATGGATGAGGAAAAATTTCTGGCCCAGTGCCAGTCTCTTTTGTCACGCAGCGTTATGCGGCGCTTTGGCGCGGCAGTGAACCACCGACGTGCTGGTTTTGCCGCCAACGCCATGACCTGCTGGTCAACACCCCCGGAGAAGATAGTGGCTGCCGGTCAGAAGTTAGCGTCACTGCGTGAAGTAAGCCATTGCTACGAAAGGAAGACAAACCCGCTCTGGCGATACAACCTTTTTGCCATGCTCCACGCTCACACCGAAGAGACGTGCCGGGAAATAGCCGCTGAAGTATCTGCACAAACCAAACTTACTGATTACGTAGTGCTATTCAGCACGAGAGAATTCAAGAAGACGAGGGTCAGGTATCTGGTATGAAAAAAGAGGGTCAGGTGCCTGCATATTACCCGGTTTTTCTGAATATAAGCGGCCGGAAATGCGTCGTGGTTGGCGGCGGTCAAGTCGCCCTGCGTAAGGTAAAGGTACTGCTTGAGCATGGCGCTGATGTTAAAGTCATCAGCCCGGACCCCTGCCCGGAGCTGGTTCAACTGGCCGAGAGCGGAGAAATACGCAGCCTAAACCGCGAGTATCGTACGGGGGACTTAGCAGGCGTCTTTGTTGCTGTCGCGGCTACCGATGATAGCGAGATTAACCAGCGAGTGGTGACGGAAGCTCGAAAGGGTGCAATTCTGGTCAACGTGGTGGATGATGCCGAAAATTCCGATTTCATTGTCCCTTCGTATCTGCGCCGGGGGCAGGTTACCATTGCCGTATCTACCGCCGGTAAAAGCCCCGCTCTGGCGCGGAAAATCCGCTCCAGACTGGAGAAGGAATTGGGTGATGAGTATGCCTTGCTTGCCCTTCTTATTAATGAAGTCCGTGCTGAAATAAAACGGGAGGGGATTAAGATTGACGGTGACGGCTGGCAGGAAGCCCTGGACCTTGACCAACTTCTTGGCCAACTGAGGAGAGGTGAAAGAGAAAAAGCCAAGGCTACCCTGCTCAGTAACCTTAATTTTCGAGGTAAGCAGGGGAGATGAATATTTGCTTGGTTGGGGTAAATCACCGCACGGCACCGGTAGCCGTCCGTGAAAAGGCGGCTATCAGGACGGCAAAGCTTGATAATTCTCTGCAATTGCTGCGCGCTTATGCCTCCCAGGGGATAATCCTGTCCACCTGCAACCGCACTGAAGTTTATACCGTCGCCGGTGAAGATAGCCATGCCAAGGCGGCAAGCCTCAATTTCTTGCAGACTCATTTGGATATCCCGGATACCACTTTACGTCGATATACTTATGTTCTTGAGGGTGATGTAGCGGTTGAGCACCTGTTCCGTATTGCCTGCGGACTTGACTCAATGATAGTCGGCGAATATGAGGTTTTGGGGCAGGTAAGTCAGGCATTGGAAGCTGCCGAGAAAGCAAAGATGGTCAATTTACCGCTACGCCACCTGTTCCAGAATGCCATCAGAACCGGCCGGCGGGTTCGTGAAGAAACCGAAATCAGTAAAAATGCCCTCTCGGTAAGCTCAGTGGCTGTAGACTTGGCCGCTAGGGTTATCGGTGACTTGGGAAGCTGTAAAATGCTGGTCATCGGTGCCGGCGAAGCGGGGAGATTGGCGGCGAAAGCAGCCAAGGACAGAGGAGTATCTCAAATTATCGTTGCCAGCCGTACCCGGGAGAGGGCTTCAGTTCTGGCTGCAGCACTGGGCGGGTTACCAATTAGCATGAATGACCTTGTAGAAGAGCTGAACACCTGTAACCTGGTGGTCGCCTGTGCCGGTGCCCCTCATTGGCTACTGGATGTTTGCCACGTGGAGACAGCAATGAGGCAACGCCCTGAGCTTCCCCTGGTGATAGTTGATATTGCCGTCCCTCGGAATGTGGCTCCAGCGGTGGCGCAGATAAACAACGTTTTCTTGTATAACATTGACAGCCTTACCCAGGTTTCAGAAAAAAACCGGAGACAACGAGAAGGAGAGGTTAAACAAGCGGCCGAAATTATCGCTGCTGAGATGGCAGAATTTACTGCCTGGTGGCTAATTCTCGAGGTAAGACCTACGGTCAGCGCCCTGATGAAGAAGGCTGAAGAGATACGCAGTGCGCAATTGAATAAAACATTGAAGAAACTGCGCCCGCTGTCTGATGAAGAACGAGATAACTTGGTAGCGATGACCAAGTCGATTATCACCAGAATTCTCCAGGACCCGATAAGTTATCTTAAGGAAAACGTCAATCGTAACGGAGAGCGTACTGAAATAGTAAGCGAGCTTTTCCAGCT
The sequence above is a segment of the Chloroflexota bacterium genome. Coding sequences within it:
- a CDS encoding helix-turn-helix domain-containing protein, which produces MVEEPLVSISEASQMLGVSEAALRQWTDEGKIKAFITPGGHRRYSKVELKKFMGSHPRMLGIKDLVVELEETARQHREIARSSLKNTAWYGRLNEEAQEHLADLGRRLLNLIIKYITEPSHRVETIQLVRDVGHDHGETLAKLELPLTDSVEVFLLHRDPIMNASTHLMRKREAFTGRVVEAIPLVAHVMDEALVALVAAHQQHRNGIQGKIEGGAAG
- a CDS encoding radical SAM protein, which encodes MTTEIENHPKQGELLTPRLHLVAWELTRSCNLFCAHCRGSSAPSSYEGELSTEECFRLIDQILEVGRPIIILTGGEPLVRPDVLQIARYAVNKGLRVVMGTNGTLITEEMAVKLKEVPISRLGISLDFPVAELQDDFRGQDGAFSAVMAGIVNARRAGIEVQINSTITKLNVNYLDELLALALEVGAVAFHPFMLVPTGRGKGLESVELPPEQYEQTLHWIYDKQVELGDRMFFKPTDAPHYLRVVKQRQKQDQQVKPEPTGVHHPANTITRGCLAGIGFCFVSHQGKVKGCGYLDVEAGDIRKESFGQVWSNSPLFLKLRDLCNLKGKCGACEYKRICGGCRARAYEATGDYLEAEPYCIYEPSVRQRIATG
- the thiE gene encoding thiamine phosphate synthase, coding for MIKPRRFPQTDLYGVTASEYSLGRSNPDVVKQMLEAGIKLIQYREKEFTIRQKYDECLVIRQLCREYDACFIVNDDVHLALAVEANGVHVGQDDLPVVKVRELVGGKMLVGLSTSTPQQADQAVESGVVDYLGVGPIYDTATKKDVGVPVGLEYLDYLVQYHQIPLVAIGGIKQSNVANVIRHGATCVAMITDIVGADNIGQKIKAIRETTSIAKASLKEPK
- a CDS encoding radical SAM protein, with the translated sequence MISMTRLLCNAAGPGDHLRYEKKEASRPVVVWNCTRQCNLSCIHCYANADGQRSPEEMDTAAGRAFIRDLADFGVPVILFSGGEPLLRKDLFPLASLARELGIRVALSTNGTLITNKVAREIKKIDFAEVGISLDGIGANNDRFRGRNGAFEAALAGIRNCIALGLRVSLRLTITRFNYQEIPAIFRLVEAEGIDRVCFYHLAYSGRGGSLREEDITHAQARSVVDTIREHTLDLYRRGLSKEILTVGNHADGVYLYLKLRDHDPQRADRVLELLQANGGNNSGIKIGAVDDRGNVHPDQFWWHYSLGNVRQRKFGDIWTDTSEPLLRGLKNRKSLLKGRCARCQYLDLCNGSLRVRAEAVFGDVWAEDPACYLTDTEIGISS
- the hemA gene encoding glutamyl-tRNA reductase, whose product is MNICLVGVNHRTAPVAVREKAAIRTAKLDNSLQLLRAYASQGIILSTCNRTEVYTVAGEDSHAKAASLNFLQTHLDIPDTTLRRYTYVLEGDVAVEHLFRIACGLDSMIVGEYEVLGQVSQALEAAEKAKMVNLPLRHLFQNAIRTGRRVREETEISKNALSVSSVAVDLAARVIGDLGSCKMLVIGAGEAGRLAAKAAKDRGVSQIIVASRTRERASVLAAALGGLPISMNDLVEELNTCNLVVACAGAPHWLLDVCHVETAMRQRPELPLVIVDIAVPRNVAPAVAQINNVFLYNIDSLTQVSEKNRRQREGEVKQAAEIIAAEMAEFTAWWLILEVRPTVSALMKKAEEIRSAQLNKTLKKLRPLSDEERDNLVAMTKSIITRILQDPISYLKENVNRNGERTEIVSELFQLDVEQRR
- a CDS encoding bifunctional precorrin-2 dehydrogenase/sirohydrochlorin ferrochelatase; the protein is MKKEGQVPAYYPVFLNISGRKCVVVGGGQVALRKVKVLLEHGADVKVISPDPCPELVQLAESGEIRSLNREYRTGDLAGVFVAVAATDDSEINQRVVTEARKGAILVNVVDDAENSDFIVPSYLRRGQVTIAVSTAGKSPALARKIRSRLEKELGDEYALLALLINEVRAEIKREGIKIDGDGWQEALDLDQLLGQLRRGEREKAKATLLSNLNFRGKQGR
- a CDS encoding AIR synthase family protein gives rise to the protein MKSELPEIGKISPQIFDELILPRLGARSDRILVGPQHGVDVGIVEIGGKAVSFTCDPVFIVPQYGWERAAWFAIHIIASDSVTSGLKPKYLSIDLNLPMEMTREQLEIMWTVIHQQCEQMGISVITGHTARYDNCHYPMVGGATIIGTGELDEYVTPRFAKAGDKIIITKGPAVEASGIFAAMFPGLLEEKFGADFANKAQSIFYKMSVVEDAMTAITIGVRDDGVSAMHDATECGIWGGLYEVAQAAGLGVRVEKDKIVVEDRVLEICQLFDIDPYASISEGTLIISCREHKAEKVVAALDKKGIRSSIVGELTDAKKGMVLVEGGREKKLLHPTVDPFWRAFYDAAQKYST
- a CDS encoding AsnC family transcriptional regulator; translation: MMRLDGIDKKLISLLQAKFPLTREPYADLGLGLGIAEEEVIRRIGQLKAKGLIRQIGPVFNAASLGYRTTLVAMRVAEARLDKAAEIIRNHPGVSHAYERDHHFNLWFTLAVPARVEMEAELQRLAGPIKAETVFTLPALRLFKLRAYFGSDGDGQSAMETEAPSDIISQEAQLSPVDRRIINELQQDLPLVPRPFVEISVRLGMDEEKFLAQCQSLLSRSVMRRFGAAVNHRRAGFAANAMTCWSTPPEKIVAAGQKLASLREVSHCYERKTNPLWRYNLFAMLHAHTEETCREIAAEVSAQTKLTDYVVLFSTREFKKTRVRYLV